The window AGGCCCAGCAGGCCGGGGAGGTTATTCATGTCCCCGTCATTCTACCCAGCGGCGGTGAAACGGAAGGGAGGGTCAATCGGGCGCGTTCTTAACGTAGTCACGCAGGGCCAGCTGTTCGTCCAGCTGGCTGTTGACACGCCCCGCACGGCGCAATTCGGCCAGATGGGTCAGCGCTTCCCCCACCTGCCTGCCCGCCGGGACGCCCAGCGCCAGCACGTCCTTTCCGGTCAGAGGAACGTAACTGTGCGGGTTGAGGATGGCGCGAAGTTGCCTTTCAGGCGTGCCGGGCGGGGAGAAGGTGTCCGACAGGGCGCGGGAGAGCAGCGCGGCGGGTTTGTCGCCCAACGAAAGGCGCTGCGCCAGGGCCGCGGCGTCCGGCGCGGTGGCGAGGAGGCCCGCCGCGTAAGTCTGCGGGTTCACGTCGGGCAGTTCGTCCAGCGCGGCCAGGACGCGAAGGTCCGGCAGCAATTCGCCCGCGCCCCACTCGCGGAGCTTCAGGGCCGCCAGGTAAGGGCGCGCCTCTTGCAACAGCAGTTTCAATTCGGCCCACAGGCGCGATGTTTGCGGGGCCATGTGCAGCGCGTCCTGCACCTGCTCCAGCAGTTCCGGCGTGGCCTGCAAGTCGAGCCGTGCCGCGATTCTGGCCCCGCGCACCAGCCGGCTGGCATCCTCGTGGAAGGAGTGCCGGTGAAGGGGCCGCAGGAGCCGCCGATCGAGGTCACGCTGTCCGCCGGCGACATCCAGCAATTCCGGTTCCGGGCCAAGACGTAACGCCAGGGCGTTCACGGTGAAATCGCGGCGGCGCAGGT is drawn from Deinococcus fonticola and contains these coding sequences:
- a CDS encoding CCA tRNA nucleotidyltransferase, encoding MSERLSGKDILARLRPGDQAWLTELAGLAGPAAQVALVGGAVRDALLGVTPLDLDVVVDGVQVEELAHASGWPFVYHPAFQNATLHLPDGRFADLVRARRESYPVPGQNPVPEPGTLADDLRRRDFTVNALALRLGPEPELLDVAGGQRDLDRRLLRPLHRHSFHEDASRLVRGARIAARLDLQATPELLEQVQDALHMAPQTSRLWAELKLLLQEARPYLAALKLREWGAGELLPDLRVLAALDELPDVNPQTYAAGLLATAPDAAALAQRLSLGDKPAALLSRALSDTFSPPGTPERQLRAILNPHSYVPLTGKDVLALGVPAGRQVGEALTHLAELRRAGRVNSQLDEQLALRDYVKNAPD